A region from the Mustela erminea isolate mMusErm1 chromosome 10, mMusErm1.Pri, whole genome shotgun sequence genome encodes:
- the SRSF10 gene encoding serine/arginine-rich splicing factor 10 isoform X2, with protein sequence MSRYLRPPNTSLFVRNVADDTRSEDLRREFGRYGPIVDVYVPLDFYTRRPRGFAYVQFEDVRDAEDALHNLDRKWICGRQIEIQFAQGDRKTPNQMKAKEGRNVYSSSRYDDYDRYRRSRSRSYERRRSRSRSFDYNYRRSYSPRNRPAGRPRRSRSHSDNDRFKHRNRSFSRSKSNSRSRSKSQPKKEMKAKSRSRSASHTKTRGTSKTDSKTHYKSGSRYEKESRKKEPPRSKSQSRSQSRSRSKSRSRSWTSPKSSGH encoded by the exons GTCCGAAGATTTACGACGAGAATTTGGTCGTTATGGTCCTATAGTTGATGTGTATGTTCCACTTGATTTCTACACGCGCCGTCCAAGAGGATTTGCTTATGTTCA ATTTGAGGATGTCCGTGATGCCGAAGACGCTTTACATAATTTGGACAGAAAATGGATTTGCGGACGCCAAATTGAAATACAGTTTGCACAGGGGGATCGGAAGA CTCCAAATCAAATGAAAGCCAAGGAAGGGAGGAATGTGTACAGCTCTTCACGCTATGATGATTATGACAGATACAGACGTTCTAGAAGCCGGAGTTATGAAAGAAGAAGATCAAGAAGCCGGTCCTTTGATTACAACTATAGAAGATCTTATAGTCCTAGAAA TAGACCGGCTGGAAGACCACGGCGTAGCAGAAGCCATTCCGACAATGATAG ATTCAAACACCGAAATCGATCTTTTTCAAGATCTAAATCCAATTCAAGATCACGGTCCAAGTCCCAGcccaagaaagaaatgaaggctaAATCACGTTCTAGGTCTGCATCTCACACCAAAACTAGAGGCACCTCTAAAACAGATTCCAAAACACATTATAAGTCTGGCTCAAGATATGAAAAGGAatcaaggaaaaaagaaccaCCTAGATCCAAATCTCAGTCAAGATCACAATCTAGGTCTAGGTCAAAATCTAGATCAAGGTCTTGGACTAGTCCTAAGTCCAGTGGCCACTGA
- the SRSF10 gene encoding serine/arginine-rich splicing factor 10 isoform X9 gives MSRYLRPPNTSLFVRNVADDTRSEDLRREFGRYGPIVDVYVPLDFYTRRPRGFAYVQFEDVRDAEDALHNLDRKWICGRQIEIQFAQGDRKTPNQMKAKEGRNVYSSSRYDDYDRYRRSRSRSYERRRSRSRSFDYNYRRSYSPRNSRPAGRPRRSRSHSDNDRFKHRNRSFSRSKSNSRSRSKSQPKKEMKAKSRSRPNCSWNTQYSSAYYTSRKI, from the exons GTCCGAAGATTTACGACGAGAATTTGGTCGTTATGGTCCTATAGTTGATGTGTATGTTCCACTTGATTTCTACACGCGCCGTCCAAGAGGATTTGCTTATGTTCA ATTTGAGGATGTCCGTGATGCCGAAGACGCTTTACATAATTTGGACAGAAAATGGATTTGCGGACGCCAAATTGAAATACAGTTTGCACAGGGGGATCGGAAGA CTCCAAATCAAATGAAAGCCAAGGAAGGGAGGAATGTGTACAGCTCTTCACGCTATGATGATTATGACAGATACAGACGTTCTAGAAGCCGGAGTTATGAAAGAAGAAGATCAAGAAGCCGGTCCTTTGATTACAACTATAGAAGATCTTATAGTCCTAGAAA CAGTAGACCGGCTGGAAGACCACGGCGTAGCAGAAGCCATTCCGACAATGATAG ATTCAAACACCGAAATCGATCTTTTTCAAGATCTAAATCCAATTCAAGATCACGGTCCAAGTCCCAGcccaagaaagaaatgaaggctaAATCACGTTCTAG ACCAAACTGCAGCTGGAATACCCAGTACAGTTCTGCTTACTACACTTCAAGAAAGATCTGA
- the SRSF10 gene encoding serine/arginine-rich splicing factor 10 isoform X1 — translation MSRYLRPPNTSLFVRNVADDTRSEDLRREFGRYGPIVDVYVPLDFYTRRPRGFAYVQFEDVRDAEDALHNLDRKWICGRQIEIQFAQGDRKTPNQMKAKEGRNVYSSSRYDDYDRYRRSRSRSYERRRSRSRSFDYNYRRSYSPRNSRPAGRPRRSRSHSDNDRFKHRNRSFSRSKSNSRSRSKSQPKKEMKAKSRSRSASHTKTRGTSKTDSKTHYKSGSRYEKESRKKEPPRSKSQSRSQSRSRSKSRSRSWTSPKSSGH, via the exons GTCCGAAGATTTACGACGAGAATTTGGTCGTTATGGTCCTATAGTTGATGTGTATGTTCCACTTGATTTCTACACGCGCCGTCCAAGAGGATTTGCTTATGTTCA ATTTGAGGATGTCCGTGATGCCGAAGACGCTTTACATAATTTGGACAGAAAATGGATTTGCGGACGCCAAATTGAAATACAGTTTGCACAGGGGGATCGGAAGA CTCCAAATCAAATGAAAGCCAAGGAAGGGAGGAATGTGTACAGCTCTTCACGCTATGATGATTATGACAGATACAGACGTTCTAGAAGCCGGAGTTATGAAAGAAGAAGATCAAGAAGCCGGTCCTTTGATTACAACTATAGAAGATCTTATAGTCCTAGAAA CAGTAGACCGGCTGGAAGACCACGGCGTAGCAGAAGCCATTCCGACAATGATAG ATTCAAACACCGAAATCGATCTTTTTCAAGATCTAAATCCAATTCAAGATCACGGTCCAAGTCCCAGcccaagaaagaaatgaaggctaAATCACGTTCTAGGTCTGCATCTCACACCAAAACTAGAGGCACCTCTAAAACAGATTCCAAAACACATTATAAGTCTGGCTCAAGATATGAAAAGGAatcaaggaaaaaagaaccaCCTAGATCCAAATCTCAGTCAAGATCACAATCTAGGTCTAGGTCAAAATCTAGATCAAGGTCTTGGACTAGTCCTAAGTCCAGTGGCCACTGA
- the SRSF10 gene encoding serine/arginine-rich splicing factor 10 isoform X7 — MKAKEGRNVYSSSRYDDYDRYRRSRSRSYERRRSRSRSFDYNYRRSYSPRNSRPAGRPRRSRSHSDNDRFKHRNRSFSRSKSNSRSRSKSQPKKEMKAKSRSRSASHTKTRGTSKTDSKTHYKSGSRYEKESRKKEPPRSKSQSRSQSRSRSKSRSRSWTSPKSSGH; from the exons ATGAAAGCCAAGGAAGGGAGGAATGTGTACAGCTCTTCACGCTATGATGATTATGACAGATACAGACGTTCTAGAAGCCGGAGTTATGAAAGAAGAAGATCAAGAAGCCGGTCCTTTGATTACAACTATAGAAGATCTTATAGTCCTAGAAA CAGTAGACCGGCTGGAAGACCACGGCGTAGCAGAAGCCATTCCGACAATGATAG ATTCAAACACCGAAATCGATCTTTTTCAAGATCTAAATCCAATTCAAGATCACGGTCCAAGTCCCAGcccaagaaagaaatgaaggctaAATCACGTTCTAGGTCTGCATCTCACACCAAAACTAGAGGCACCTCTAAAACAGATTCCAAAACACATTATAAGTCTGGCTCAAGATATGAAAAGGAatcaaggaaaaaagaaccaCCTAGATCCAAATCTCAGTCAAGATCACAATCTAGGTCTAGGTCAAAATCTAGATCAAGGTCTTGGACTAGTCCTAAGTCCAGTGGCCACTGA
- the PNRC2 gene encoding proline-rich nuclear receptor coactivator 2 has product MGGGERYNIPAPQSRNVSKNQQQLNRQKTKDQNSQMKIVHKKKERGHTYTSSAAARQAMQNGGKNKNFPNNQNWNSSLSSPSLLFKSQTNQNYAGAKFSEPPSPSVLPKPPSHWVPVSFNPSDKEIMTFQLKTLLKVQV; this is encoded by the coding sequence ATGGGTGGCGGAGAGAGGTACAACATTCCAGCCCCTCAATCAAGAAACGTTAGTAAGAACCAGCAACAGCTTAATAGACAGAAGACCAAGGATCAGAATTCCCAAATGAAGATTgttcataagaaaaaagaaaggggacaTACTTACACCTCATCAGCAGCTGCACGGCAGGCCATGCAAAATGGGGGGAAGaacaaaaattttccaaataatcaAAACTGGAACTCTAGCTTATCAAGTCCTAGCTTACTTTTTAAGTCTCAGACTAATCAAAACTATGCTGGAGCCAAGTTTAGTGAGCCACCATCACCAAGTGTTCTTCCTAAACCACCAAGCCACTGGGTTCCAGTCTCCTTTAATCCTTCTGATAAGGAGATAATGACATTTCAACTTAAAACCTTACTTAAAGTGCAggtataa